A portion of the Kribbella jejuensis genome contains these proteins:
- a CDS encoding putative immunity protein: MGYDEIPLSLDELRQLSLWTAECAERALPLFEAASPGDRRARDAIEAARTFGTGGRRTKAIRTTAFAALKAAGELATAAAGASAGAAAGAAPSAGVRAGAGVGGAGGAVGGAVGAGEAAARAAVGAAGSAYLHPLAAGTQVKHVVAAAQYAAYAEELATGDPAAADAVVEWALERAPVAVREVIARYPEGSPGRGRLGELHRQLEAELRRPSTS, from the coding sequence ATGGGTTATGACGAGATCCCGCTCAGCCTCGACGAGTTGCGGCAACTCAGCCTGTGGACGGCAGAGTGCGCCGAGCGAGCACTCCCCCTCTTCGAAGCGGCCTCACCGGGAGACCGGCGCGCGCGGGACGCGATCGAGGCAGCGCGCACCTTCGGCACCGGCGGCCGCCGAACAAAGGCGATCCGAACAACCGCCTTCGCAGCCCTCAAAGCAGCCGGCGAGCTTGCCACCGCGGCAGCTGGTGCTTCCGCCGGCGCCGCAGCCGGTGCTGCGCCCAGCGCCGGGGTTCGTGCTGGCGCCGGAGTCGGTGGGGCCGGTGGGGCGGTCGGTGGTGCGGTGGGGGCTGGGGAGGCTGCTGCTCGGGCTGCGGTGGGGGCTGCTGGGTCGGCTTATCTGCATCCGTTGGCGGCTGGTACGCAGGTGAAGCACGTCGTGGCGGCGGCGCAGTATGCGGCGTATGCCGAGGAGTTGGCGACTGGGGATCCGGCGGCGGCCGACGCCGTGGTCGAGTGGGCGCTCGAGCGCGCGCCAGTTGCCGTCCGGGAGGTGATCGCGCGGTATCCGGAAGGCTCACCCGGACGCGGTCGGCTGGGCGAGCTGCACCGGCAGTTGGAGGCCGAGCTCAGGCGACCGTCGACTTCATGA
- a CDS encoding dienelactone hydrolase family protein, with amino-acid sequence MGVTVTVGEQDAYLARVGRAGMLLLPMITGIGEQVRAWADELAAEGITALAWDPFEGRSTDNATREELGGLARELDDDAALGQQSALLDYLFDELGCSKVGVIGWCLGGRFALLLAARDQRVANVVAFHPTVPSQRPAHHTYDAIAETAGITAPVLVSYPSADAAVPNADFETLQTVLQARTAGATFAQYFPGAEHGFSDKSRHGKDVNAEAFRLAWPQALAFMKSTVA; translated from the coding sequence ATGGGTGTGACTGTGACGGTCGGGGAGCAGGACGCTTATCTCGCGCGGGTCGGCAGGGCCGGGATGTTGCTGTTGCCGATGATCACCGGGATCGGCGAGCAGGTCCGGGCGTGGGCCGATGAGCTGGCGGCGGAGGGGATCACCGCGCTGGCGTGGGATCCGTTCGAGGGACGCAGTACGGACAACGCCACCCGGGAGGAGCTCGGCGGTCTGGCGCGCGAGCTGGACGACGATGCGGCGCTCGGGCAGCAGAGTGCGTTGCTGGACTACCTGTTCGACGAGCTCGGGTGCAGCAAGGTCGGCGTGATCGGGTGGTGTCTCGGGGGACGGTTCGCGTTGCTGCTCGCGGCGCGGGATCAGCGGGTGGCGAACGTGGTCGCCTTTCATCCGACGGTGCCGTCGCAGCGGCCGGCTCATCACACGTACGACGCGATCGCCGAGACGGCCGGGATCACGGCGCCGGTACTGGTGAGCTATCCGAGCGCCGACGCCGCCGTACCGAACGCGGACTTCGAGACGCTGCAGACCGTGCTGCAGGCGCGGACCGCCGGGGCGACGTTCGCGCAGTACTTTCCGGGAGCGGAGCATGGGTTCTCGGACAAGTCGCGCCACGGCAAGGACGTCAACGCGGAGGCGTTCCGGCTGGCGTGGCCGCAGGCGCTCGCGTTCATGAAGTCGACGGTCGCCTGA
- a CDS encoding TIGR03618 family F420-dependent PPOX class oxidoreductase has product MLKPAVRAAVESTSIAHLATVLPDGSPHSIPLWVSTLDDKIIFLTGPNSQKAVNLRRDPRVALSLAPVDKPYEPVIVRGRVTQWIDGDEGWRLVDEIAMKYIGQPYSRDLDRVVGVIEAEHQTVGI; this is encoded by the coding sequence ATGTTGAAGCCCGCCGTACGCGCCGCCGTCGAGAGCACGTCGATCGCCCACCTGGCCACCGTGCTCCCGGACGGCTCGCCGCACTCGATCCCGCTGTGGGTCAGCACCCTCGACGACAAGATCATCTTCCTCACTGGGCCCAACTCCCAGAAGGCGGTCAACCTCCGCCGCGATCCACGCGTCGCCCTGTCGTTGGCTCCGGTCGACAAGCCGTACGAACCGGTCATCGTCCGCGGTCGCGTGACCCAGTGGATCGACGGTGATGAGGGCTGGCGACTGGTCGATGAGATCGCGATGAAGTACATCGGCCAGCCGTACTCCCGGGACCTCGACCGGGTCGTCGGCGTCATCGAGGCGGAGCACCAAACCGTTGGGATCTAG
- a CDS encoding dihydrofolate reductase family protein — protein sequence MSKVLAALAVSVDGYITGRGSGPDHGLGDAPMLFDWYFDGDTPSQAFDGFRLSAPSARVFDAAATRVGAVIAGHKTYDDSGHFGGNSPHPNAHLVVLSHGPVAEISDRQTLAHTIEDAVEAARKLAGGKDIGLMGGGVVTSALRAGLVDEIILHQVPILLGAGRPFFQELPEHIRLNLVEAVPAPGVTHLHYEIVR from the coding sequence ATGAGCAAGGTCCTCGCCGCCCTCGCGGTCTCGGTCGACGGGTACATCACCGGGCGCGGCTCCGGTCCGGACCACGGTCTCGGCGACGCACCGATGCTGTTCGACTGGTACTTCGACGGCGACACCCCGAGCCAGGCCTTCGACGGCTTCAGGCTGAGCGCGCCGAGCGCCCGGGTGTTCGACGCCGCCGCGACCCGGGTCGGCGCGGTGATCGCCGGCCACAAGACGTACGACGACTCCGGCCACTTCGGCGGCAACAGCCCGCACCCGAACGCGCACCTGGTCGTGCTGAGCCACGGTCCGGTCGCGGAGATCAGCGACCGGCAGACCCTCGCGCACACGATCGAGGACGCGGTCGAGGCCGCGCGGAAACTGGCCGGCGGCAAGGACATCGGCCTGATGGGCGGCGGTGTGGTGACGTCGGCGTTGCGGGCCGGGCTGGTCGACGAAATCATCCTGCACCAGGTTCCGATCCTGCTCGGCGCCGGCCGCCCGTTCTTCCAGGAGCTCCCGGAGCACATCCGCCTGAACCTGGTCGAGGCCGTACCGGCCCCAGGCGTCACCCACCTCCACTACGAAATCGTTCGCTGA
- a CDS encoding winged helix-turn-helix transcriptional regulator — MQRTDFSEMRCSIARTLDVIGEPWSPLILRDIWVGFSRFEQLQADLGISRKVLTERLNHLVDREVIERRPYDARPRYEYVLTDRGRELVDVLMVMVAWGDKWLAGTAGPPVLYRHNACGEISHVDLTCAHCGKPMHADDVEVLRGPGA; from the coding sequence ATGCAGCGCACAGACTTCAGCGAGATGAGGTGCTCGATCGCGCGCACGCTGGACGTGATCGGCGAGCCGTGGTCACCCCTGATCCTGCGCGACATCTGGGTCGGCTTCTCCCGGTTCGAGCAACTCCAGGCGGACCTCGGGATCTCCCGCAAGGTGCTCACCGAACGGCTCAATCACCTGGTCGACCGCGAGGTGATCGAACGCCGCCCGTACGACGCACGCCCGCGCTACGAGTACGTCCTGACCGACCGCGGCCGCGAACTGGTCGACGTCCTGATGGTGATGGTTGCCTGGGGCGACAAGTGGCTCGCCGGTACGGCGGGTCCGCCGGTGCTGTACCGGCACAACGCCTGCGGCGAGATCAGCCACGTCGACCTGACCTGCGCGCACTGCGGCAAGCCGATGCACGCCGACGACGTCGAGGTCCTCCGTGGCCCCGGCGCCTAA
- a CDS encoding phosphotransferase enzyme family protein, whose amino-acid sequence MDLQRDYGLSVSELVPHDGGFATEGWVADRRWFVKRWKDGSEPSGLIQLAELNALRLPVVEPLRTVRGELSALSGSRAYAVFPYVQGRTATWDDWRVVARALREVHEAPLSVSLPPADVSEPHIRNLAQYLEHPWIADRADVVRTAMARLDDVRSRLEPVRHVVCHTDFHGLNVLIGPDGEVAAILDWENAVIGPREYDLWVAADGEPLMEFLDAYGADDLDADYLEFALLARGLRDLSARVMNEVDRPGVETWGFERIDAVDRKLEIFKRYCG is encoded by the coding sequence GTGGACCTTCAACGCGACTACGGGCTGAGCGTCAGCGAACTCGTACCGCACGACGGCGGCTTCGCCACCGAGGGCTGGGTGGCGGACCGCCGCTGGTTCGTGAAGCGCTGGAAGGACGGCTCGGAGCCCTCGGGCCTGATCCAACTAGCGGAGTTGAACGCGCTCCGCCTCCCGGTCGTCGAGCCGCTGAGGACCGTACGCGGTGAGCTGTCCGCGCTGAGCGGTTCCCGCGCGTACGCCGTTTTCCCTTATGTACAAGGGCGTACGGCGACCTGGGACGACTGGCGGGTGGTCGCCCGAGCGTTGCGCGAGGTGCATGAGGCGCCGCTGTCCGTGTCGCTGCCACCCGCGGACGTGAGCGAGCCCCACATCCGCAACCTTGCGCAGTACTTGGAGCACCCGTGGATCGCGGATCGCGCTGACGTGGTGCGTACGGCGATGGCGCGACTGGACGACGTACGGTCGCGGCTCGAGCCGGTGCGCCACGTCGTGTGCCACACCGACTTCCACGGGTTGAACGTACTGATCGGCCCGGACGGTGAGGTGGCGGCGATCCTCGACTGGGAGAACGCGGTGATCGGACCCCGCGAGTACGACCTGTGGGTCGCCGCCGACGGCGAGCCGCTGATGGAGTTCCTCGACGCGTACGGCGCCGACGACCTGGACGCCGATTACCTGGAGTTCGCGCTGCTCGCCCGCGGCCTGCGGGACCTTTCGGCGCGGGTGATGAACGAAGTCGACCGGCCCGGCGTGGAGACGTGGGGATTCGAGCGGATCGACGCGGTCGATCGCAAGCTGGAGATCTTCAAGCGGTACTGCGGTTAG
- a CDS encoding MFS transporter — MTSSRIGARIRFAHAPGFWVIAAAFLTTMAFSTIPTPLYAIYQQRDGFPTYVITVIFASYAVGVMASLYLAGHVSDWLGRRRVALLAVLAEALSAAIFLIWPAVPGLLLARFICGVGVGVLTATATAHLSELRQIARPGEDPSRSALISSMVNLGGLAFGPLIGGLLAQYVDAPLRRPYEIFLVLLLISAVGIALVPETVERLEERPAYRPQRVALPSSARPLFFASAIGAFAAFAIFGLSTSLAPTFLAGVLHHTSRLLAGVVTFAVFIAGAGSQVVFVRMSRPQQLRLGLIAMSVGLVGVAAGGLIPNLWLFVIGGVVAGAGVGLVFRGAVATAASLADPSSRGEVLAALFLIAYAGLAIPVLAIGLGIALLPAQVALLLFSALILILVNAAVIRMLAAQKS; from the coding sequence ATGACGTCTTCGCGGATCGGCGCACGGATCCGGTTCGCTCATGCCCCCGGGTTCTGGGTGATCGCGGCGGCCTTCCTCACCACGATGGCCTTCTCGACGATCCCGACCCCGCTCTACGCGATCTACCAGCAGCGCGACGGCTTCCCGACCTACGTGATCACGGTGATCTTCGCCAGCTATGCGGTCGGCGTGATGGCGTCGCTGTACCTGGCCGGTCACGTCAGCGACTGGCTCGGGCGCCGCCGGGTCGCGCTGCTCGCCGTACTCGCCGAGGCGCTGTCCGCCGCGATCTTCCTGATCTGGCCGGCCGTCCCCGGGCTGCTGCTCGCGCGGTTCATCTGTGGTGTCGGGGTCGGCGTCCTCACGGCGACCGCCACCGCGCATCTGTCCGAGCTGCGGCAGATCGCGCGGCCGGGGGAGGACCCGAGCCGGTCGGCGTTGATCTCCAGCATGGTGAACCTCGGCGGCCTGGCGTTCGGCCCGCTGATCGGTGGGTTGCTGGCGCAGTACGTCGACGCGCCGCTGCGGCGTCCGTACGAGATTTTCCTGGTGCTGCTGCTGATCAGTGCGGTCGGGATCGCGTTGGTGCCGGAGACCGTGGAGCGGTTGGAGGAGCGTCCGGCGTACCGTCCGCAGCGGGTCGCGTTGCCGTCGTCCGCGCGTCCGTTGTTCTTCGCGTCGGCGATCGGTGCGTTCGCGGCGTTCGCGATCTTCGGGTTGTCCACCTCGTTGGCGCCGACGTTCCTGGCCGGCGTGCTGCACCACACGTCGCGCCTGCTCGCCGGGGTCGTCACATTCGCGGTGTTCATCGCGGGTGCGGGGAGCCAGGTCGTCTTCGTGCGGATGTCGCGCCCGCAGCAGCTGCGGCTCGGCCTGATCGCGATGAGCGTCGGCCTGGTCGGTGTCGCGGCCGGCGGCCTGATCCCCAACCTGTGGCTGTTCGTCATCGGCGGCGTCGTCGCAGGCGCCGGCGTTGGGCTGGTCTTCCGCGGCGCGGTCGCGACCGCCGCCTCACTCGCCGACCCGTCGTCCCGCGGCGAAGTACTTGCCGCCCTCTTTCTGATCGCCTACGCCGGCCTCGCCATCCCGGTCCTCGCAATCGGCCTCGGCATCGCGTTGCTGCCCGCCCAGGTAGCGCTCCTGCTGTTCTCGGCGTTGATCCTGATTCTCGTCAATGCCGCGGTAATCCGAATGCTGGCCGCGCAGAAGTCGTGA
- a CDS encoding LysR family transcriptional regulator gives MDSRQLEYFVAVAEELSFTRAAQRLFTVQSTVSAAIRALETDLKTTLFDRSTRRVVLSTAGQALLPEAKAALEALDRARAAVEEASTGLRGSIRIGTLARLSLVDMAELLGAFHRKYPLVEVQVATSPTGSSGLADDVRHGRLDVALLGLPKPELAGLEIRDIGAVPFVALVPATHRLAGRDGVRLEELTGERFVDMPPGFGNRKQVDRSFDAIGRPRRIQVEVPELTAIPDYVRAGLGVAVVPDVQLADDPDVTKLRITDTDLTWTLSVVTAATRRPSRAVTALLGLIGDSIRTDGPYF, from the coding sequence GTGGACAGCCGTCAACTGGAGTACTTCGTGGCCGTCGCCGAGGAACTGAGCTTCACCCGCGCGGCGCAGCGCCTGTTCACCGTGCAGTCGACGGTGTCCGCGGCGATCCGCGCGCTCGAGACCGATCTGAAGACGACGCTCTTCGACCGCTCGACCCGCCGAGTGGTACTGTCCACCGCCGGCCAGGCGCTGTTGCCCGAGGCAAAGGCGGCCCTGGAGGCTCTGGACCGAGCGCGAGCCGCGGTCGAGGAGGCGTCCACCGGGCTGCGCGGCAGCATCCGGATCGGGACGCTCGCGCGGCTCAGCCTGGTCGACATGGCCGAGCTGCTCGGCGCTTTCCACCGGAAGTACCCGCTGGTCGAGGTGCAGGTCGCCACCTCACCGACCGGATCGAGCGGGCTCGCGGACGACGTACGGCACGGCCGGCTCGACGTCGCGCTGCTCGGTCTCCCGAAGCCGGAACTCGCCGGACTCGAGATCCGCGACATCGGCGCCGTACCGTTCGTCGCGCTCGTGCCGGCGACCCACCGGCTGGCCGGCCGGGACGGCGTCCGGCTGGAGGAGCTGACCGGCGAACGGTTCGTCGACATGCCGCCCGGTTTCGGGAACCGCAAACAGGTCGATCGCTCCTTCGACGCGATCGGCCGGCCACGGCGGATCCAGGTCGAGGTCCCGGAGCTGACCGCGATCCCCGACTACGTCCGAGCCGGCCTTGGCGTCGCCGTCGTCCCCGACGTGCAGCTCGCCGACGACCCGGACGTCACGAAGCTGCGCATCACCGACACCGACCTGACCTGGACCCTGTCCGTCGTCACCGCCGCCACTCGCCGCCCGAGCCGAGCAGTGACCGCCCTGCTAGGCCTGATCGGCGACTCGATCCGCACCGACGGACCGTACTTCTAG
- a CDS encoding SGNH/GDSL hydrolase family protein codes for MSRCLAVVAAATLVLSAGTTTAVAYDAPPGAWSAAWTVAPQQPSAGEGANWSLTGFAQGGAESLRQVVRVSADGTRIRIRLSNRFGNQPLRIAGATIARSAGGAALRPGSQRALTFADRASATVPAGAELTSDAAALPVRALETLAVTLYFSTPTGPATFHELGLATAYRAGGDHRFDPRATAFGQTSGSRYYLAGVDVSGRPAARGTVVAFGDSITDGYGTTAAADNRWPDELAERLDAAGKHFGVANVGVNGNKLLADSSCFGQSGAGRFARDVLGQPGVRTVIVLEGVNDIGGGGYPDFGCGASPVVTAAELIEGHRALIRAAHRHGVRIVGATLTPMGNAWGYDTEDNQKVRDQLNRWIRTSGEYDAVVDLAKVLASRKDPRALNPAYDSGDHLHLNDAGARAIAAAVDLRTL; via the coding sequence ATGAGCAGATGTCTGGCGGTGGTCGCCGCCGCAACGCTGGTGCTGAGCGCCGGAACGACCACCGCCGTCGCGTACGACGCCCCGCCGGGAGCCTGGTCCGCCGCCTGGACCGTCGCCCCGCAACAACCGAGCGCCGGTGAAGGTGCGAACTGGTCGCTCACCGGCTTCGCACAAGGTGGCGCCGAGTCGCTGCGTCAGGTCGTCCGCGTCAGCGCGGACGGCACAAGGATCAGGATCCGGTTGAGCAACCGGTTCGGCAACCAGCCGCTGCGGATCGCCGGTGCGACGATCGCCCGGTCCGCGGGCGGAGCCGCCCTACGGCCCGGATCGCAACGGGCCTTGACCTTCGCCGACCGGGCGTCGGCGACGGTTCCGGCCGGCGCCGAGCTGACCTCGGACGCCGCGGCACTGCCTGTCCGCGCGCTGGAAACGCTGGCCGTCACGCTGTACTTCAGCACGCCGACCGGTCCGGCCACCTTCCACGAGCTCGGCCTGGCGACGGCGTACCGGGCGGGCGGCGACCATCGCTTCGATCCGCGGGCGACCGCCTTCGGGCAGACCAGCGGTTCGCGCTACTACCTGGCCGGCGTCGACGTCAGCGGGCGTCCCGCCGCCCGCGGTACGGTCGTCGCGTTCGGCGACTCGATCACCGACGGCTACGGTACGACGGCCGCTGCGGACAACCGCTGGCCCGACGAACTGGCCGAACGTCTCGATGCCGCAGGCAAGCACTTCGGTGTCGCCAATGTCGGTGTCAACGGCAACAAACTCCTCGCCGACTCGTCGTGCTTCGGCCAGAGCGGCGCCGGCCGGTTCGCACGCGACGTCCTGGGTCAGCCGGGCGTACGAACCGTGATCGTGCTCGAAGGCGTGAACGACATCGGCGGTGGCGGCTACCCGGACTTCGGCTGCGGCGCCTCGCCGGTGGTCACCGCGGCCGAGCTGATCGAGGGGCACCGGGCCCTGATCCGCGCCGCGCACCGGCACGGGGTCCGGATCGTCGGGGCGACGCTGACGCCGATGGGCAACGCCTGGGGCTACGACACCGAGGACAACCAGAAGGTCCGCGACCAGCTCAACCGCTGGATCCGGACCAGCGGCGAGTACGACGCGGTCGTCGACCTCGCGAAGGTGCTCGCGTCGCGGAAGGACCCGCGGGCGCTCAACCCGGCGTACGACTCCGGCGACCACCTGCACCTGAACGATGCCGGGGCCCGGGCGATCGCCGCGGCGGTCGATCTGCGGACCCTCTAG